The Syntrophorhabdales bacterium genome segment GAAGGCAAAGCCTGCGGTGCAGGCTGGAGGAGTCGCGGCTCCGGAGTCGCCCCAGGCCCGGGGTAAAACAGAGAAGAAACCTTCAGGTGTTGAAACCGGGAAAGGAACGCACCTTATCCTTTTGAAGAATGGCAACATCAGGATGGAGCCGAGTACAAACGCCAAAATCATTACTACGTTAAAGAAAGGCCAGGTCATCAATAAGCTCAATGGATCAGGCGATTGGTATGAAATAGAGCTTCCGAGAGGCGGTAAAGGCTGGATCGCAAAGAGTCTGGTCAAGGAAGTAGAATAATGCTGTGCACCTGTCGCACGCGCATCAGGCAGGGGTGAACGAGCGCTCGCGTTCTTTTGCGCCGGATGGCCTGATGCAGCCAACACCGGTTGTCTCTGCAACCATTTCTTCTAGAAATGAGAATTGTTTTGCTATAGAATTAGGCCCACATTACTGTGCCGGCTCAGCGTGCAATTGCATTGTAAGGACGAGGCTGGAAGCAAAGACTGTCACAAAAAGCTCAACGAAGGAGAACTTGAGATGAATGTGCTGGTGCTTGACAAATTGGCGATCGGGTATAAAGAGGCGATACTTGCAAAGTTCCCGGCCCTTGTGGTGCATGCGGCTGTCAAAGAAGAAGATGTTGGGGGATTTATTGAGAAGGCGGATGTTTTGATGTGCGCCAGGATCTCGGATGCTCTGATGCAGAAGGCGTCAAATCTCAAGTGGATTCAGGCGGTGACTACCGGAACTGACTACATTACACGTCTGCCTTCACTCAAGAAAGATGTCATGATTACCACTACCCGCGGCATCCATGCACCGCAGGTGTCTGAAATGGTGATTCTCCTTATGCTTGCGCTCAACAGGAATCTTTCGGAAGTGGTAAGGAATCAGGATAAGGCGCTCTGGGTGAGCTGGCCGTCGAAACTCCTCTGGAAGAAAAAGGCAGGAGTCCTGGGAATCGGTGTGATTGGCGAGGAGGTGGCTCGCAGGTGTAAGGTGTTTGGCATGGAAGTCTTTGGTATGGATATCGTGAAGAGAGACATAGAATGGGTAGACCATTTTTACGGGCCTCAAGATATCGTAGAAGTGGCTGCACAGGTCGACTTCCTGATCCTGGTTGCCCCGCACACGCCTGAAACCGGCAACATTGTGGGTGCTAAAGTTCTTGCCGCCATGAAGCCCACTGCCTTTGTCATCAACCTGGCCCGGGGAGAACTGATTGATGACGATGCACTGATACGTGCCCTGAGAGAAGGCAAGATTGCAGGCGCGGGCCTCGATGTCTACCGTCAGGAACCGCTGCCCTCAGACCATCCGTTCTGGGGCATGAAGAATGTGATGGTAATTCCTCATATGGGCGGTCCAAGCGACGTCTATGTGGAGCAGGCAATGGCAGTGATCGGAGAAAATTTGAAACGGTATCTCAGCGGTGAGCGGAAGAACCTGATAAATATGATCGAACGCTAAGAGAAACCAGGATTCTTTCTGCAGGAGGAAGGGCATGAAGCGGAGATGGCTCTCGCTTCTTACAGGCGTGTTTCTGTTCGGGTGCGGATGGAATATAGGAACTCCGGCGATCGAGGCACAGACGTACCCCAACCGGCCAATTCAGCTCGTGATACCGGGCGCTGCGGGCCTTATGCAGGACATCCCGGGCAGAGTTCTTTCGGAAGAGATAGGTAAGCTCATCAAGCAGCAGATCGTGGTGGTCAACAAACCGGGAGCCTCAATATTATCCTATTTCACATTTGAAAAGACCGGGAGCACTGCTGATACGGGGATTACTAACAACGGTCTCAGGCGGGGCTCGTAGGAAGCGGTACACAACAAAAAGCGATAGGGGGTAGGATAATGGGTTTAAGTGTTCCGGTCATTTCGTTGATAGCATTGTGCATTGCAATTATCCTGAGTGTCACCACATCGCTTAATATAGGCACCCTTGCCATCGGCCTTTCACTGATTGCCGGCTATTATCTCGGCGGGGTCAAAATCGCAGATATTGTAAAAGGATATCCTACCAGCCTCTTTATCATGCTCGCCGGCGTTACCTATCTCTTCGCGATAGCGCAGGTCAACGGCACGCTGGAGAAGATTTCGAAATATGCGATCAAGGCTGTCAGAGGAAACGTGGCGTTACTACCGATCGTTCTCTTTTTCCTTGCTTTCGGGCTCTCCGCGATGGGGCCCGGTCAGATCACGATCTCGGCGCTCCTGGCTGCTCCGGCCATGTTGCTTGCTGAAGAGGTCGGCATATCGCCGCTGCTCATGGCCCTTGTGGTCGGTAACGGCGCGCAGGCAGGAGCCATGTCGCCCATCGCGCCTCCCGGTATTATCTCGGCATCCCTCCTTTCAAAAATGGGCATTACCGGTGTGGGTGGTATCCTGTGGCTCAACATGCTGATTGCCCACGTGGTCGTCTCGATTCTGGCGTACTTCATGTTTGGCGGTTTCAAATTGCTGCGGATGAAAGACGCGGCGCAGCGTGATACGTTGAAGAACCTCAAGGTCGAGCCATTCACACGGGCGCAGCTGTTTACGATTGCAGGCATCGGCGTGCTTATTATCGGCACGGTCTTCTTCAAGCTCGATATCGGGTTCGGCGCCTTCATGATTGGGTTCATCCTTGCGTTACTAAAAGCAGTCGACGAAGGCCAGGCGATCAAAGCGATGCCATGGGGTACTATCATGATGGTAACAGGCGTGACGGTGCTCGTGCAGCTCATGAGCAGCGTCGGGGGCATGGATCTCTTCGCCCGCCTGATGGGAAAGGTGTCAACGGCCTACACCGTTACGGCTGTGGGCGGCTTCATGTCCGGACTTATCTCAGCCTATGCGAGTACGACCGGTGTGATAT includes the following:
- a CDS encoding D-2-hydroxyacid dehydrogenase codes for the protein MNVLVLDKLAIGYKEAILAKFPALVVHAAVKEEDVGGFIEKADVLMCARISDALMQKASNLKWIQAVTTGTDYITRLPSLKKDVMITTTRGIHAPQVSEMVILLMLALNRNLSEVVRNQDKALWVSWPSKLLWKKKAGVLGIGVIGEEVARRCKVFGMEVFGMDIVKRDIEWVDHFYGPQDIVEVAAQVDFLILVAPHTPETGNIVGAKVLAAMKPTAFVINLARGELIDDDALIRALREGKIAGAGLDVYRQEPLPSDHPFWGMKNVMVIPHMGGPSDVYVEQAMAVIGENLKRYLSGERKNLINMIER
- a CDS encoding SLC13 family permease; translated protein: MGLSVPVISLIALCIAIILSVTTSLNIGTLAIGLSLIAGYYLGGVKIADIVKGYPTSLFIMLAGVTYLFAIAQVNGTLEKISKYAIKAVRGNVALLPIVLFFLAFGLSAMGPGQITISALLAAPAMLLAEEVGISPLLMALVVGNGAQAGAMSPIAPPGIISASLLSKMGITGVGGILWLNMLIAHVVVSILAYFMFGGFKLLRMKDAAQRDTLKNLKVEPFTRAQLFTIAGIGVLIIGTVFFKLDIGFGAFMIGFILALLKAVDEGQAIKAMPWGTIMMVTGVTVLVQLMSSVGGMDLFARLMGKVSTAYTVTAVGGFMSGLISAYASTTGVILPAFLPLAPKLLAQVGGSDLMALISSIIVCGFVVDLSPLSTTGAVFIANAGPKADKPKLFRNMLIWGLSMSVVGAIVCWLAFTVLGLP